The sequence tccactggctcttttgacctactttttctctatttttagacatctatgggccgattcaagtcctttcaggtgactccgtcacaagtatttttcaaccgttatagaagtttccctaagtaattatattaaattttattaaatacagagtgatttatataatttgcatctcattatgttgataatcatccaaagtacctacctaccaaaaacaaaaaaaatattcatcaatcccctcaggagttatccatctaaaaagttacgaaatataacacccactgcaattccaaacaagctgctagggggcccaaaattagaccattgactcctagtaccaacagctatccaccagtaaaaaatcacgaacctggcacttctggaaaatttaggcgcaaactttgatgctcacttgcagtaccaaaacaatttgccaggaggcccattatcgaacttgaccttcctttctgtgtcccctacctatcaaccaaatatcattaacatccatcaagaacatctcgagttatcttgcttacagacaaacgcacttacatacaaggccagctacagcaccaaaggtaaaaggtagctaaaccattctcgcacatggcaatcctttccacaaccgctacagacctgccaaatatcgtggaaatcgcccagctacattttgacttatgcctcccgaaaaaaacaccaaaaaaaataccaagctcgctaatgtaccataggaaaacgccaggtaacccattttcgaactaggcatgcctttcaacaaccgctacacacctgcaaaaaataaaaaagttccatccacaatttctcgagttatatcctgttgacctacatacagacccaagttggcaaaaacataagcttcttggcgaagctaattaGATCGCCCCATTGAATTCAATGCTTTAACACACAACTTCTATGTccgcaaatccaattaaaacacgatgttttgctttctaatgtaagcacacacgtttgttagacaataaaaaaattttcacccaaatctagccgacgcaacgatttctatcacatttcaaaatgcacctAGCCGCTATCCGCTAGAGGTCGTTTTCAATACCCGGAGCCTGACCGGAGCACTCAGTACAAATAAACGTAAACGTCCGAGGATCGATCGGGTCACGAAACTTTCGTGCATGATCATGCcagtaatacacaagctttcatcgaaattccttttcatatcagttaTGGTTTATTAATGGGAATTTATGGTCCACCTAAAACAACGCTTTGCGGGCCAGATAATTTTTTAGCCCGGATTCCTTTagactcggagtaatacaggaatgagacctCAATGGTTTAAACCCTTCTCTATCTTTTGCTCATGCACCAACAGTCAGTCCTCTCACGCATAGTCTTGGTTGGCGGAAGTAGTGACATGAACTCGTCTAACTGTAGGCCTTTACATTGACGCGTTACtagaaaaacaagagttcggagacctcatacctccatgaaatagtctgattatgcaaatgactttcacatctgcataatttatgattgctaatgtacacctttcactaacttacacaggtcacaatgttgacagcccaatcatttactatatgtattaagaattaggacactttcacattttttatgcaaattagggacttatttgcataattagaatctGCTTATCTTCCACCTACCACAAactacatgatacatgtatctgagtcctatattggaaaacactgtaaatatagattttcctcattaagtatgcaaattcagtccaattttgcataatttgcatttcattatatacatctctgccacaggtatctgcataccaaatatcatggaaatccatcattcctatcttccgttatgctccttgtattggaagattttgacaaaaacactcctacagttctagagcaagctgctaggaggcccaaacatacaccacttattccttacatcacaagctatctgccaccaaaaaatcaagaccatagcatgtccaggtaaaaagatacaaaaaattgaagttctgctgcagtaccaaggtcacatgccagggtgcccaaaattgaccttgaccttcgtcttcccaacctcTACCCAAGTATCATTGTAGTCCATctagaggttcttaagttatgcttaccacaaatatccggaaacataaacacacacgcaaacagacacccccccccccacacacacacagacacaccaaaaactatacctccatttttcatttagGTAACAAGCTCGACTTGTTTTGTATCCACAGCTTTAGCTTTTCTTCCATCCATATTCCCATGCTAATTACAAATGTGTAATTACGTTGGattggatgaatgaataaatgaatcatACAGAAATAAAACACGTCTACCCTTTTCATTAAAATAAGTATGACACAGTGACATCGATATTTTCGTAAGCCTCCTTATGATAcattaagtacattttgtagggAGGTTGGCCAGGCCAGTGCGACGAGGCGGCCTCCCATGCCATCCTGGATCGCTACGCGGAGCTGGGAGGAAACTTCCTTGACACAGCAGACATTTATGCAATGGGCAAGTCTGAAGAATACATTGGCAGCTGGTTGGAGAAGTGAGTATCTTGTTACACGTCGATCAAGGAAGGTTAGACACTCCAGTATTGAGAGTATGTATATTATATGTCAACCATACCACAGTATGGGttaaaatatattgtttttctggTGTTCTCCTCCTCCGTCTTCTGTCAGATTCATCTCTGTAGCATTGTGAGCTTCTAGGGGTTGACATCGATGTCTCGTCTAGCTACGTTATGATTATTGATCCACATTATTCTGGGTAACAAAAACGTCTTCAACTGGAAaagtgtgggggggggggggtatacaaaagtaacgggttccgcactggtgttccagtgctgaatcaatgggtcgaatcggcctcagcactggttttccagtgctgaacggccttgttgcagtgctgaagctccctcggcactggaattccagtgctgaacttttccgagcactggttttccagtgctgaacttttccgagcactggttttccagtgctgaactgccgtcagcactcgggtaccagtgctgaactcgcggcggAGAGGCGGCGAGCCAGTTCAAAGgccattcagcactggttacccagtgctgaaaccggcgtcagcactggaaccgagtgctgatatacaaaagtaacgggttccgcactggattttccagtgctcgggaacttttcagcactggaagaccagtgctgaaaaaacttcagctctgggcttccagtgctgacgattataaagcactggaacgttccagtgctgaacgtaatattcATTCGTAGCATGCGTCCGTACGgctgagttatttcctttcgACTTGTTACCTTGTTTGGCGGAGATTGACATTACACATGACATTGACAACAACAGTTTTATTTCATGAACTaatgaaagaataaaaagaggcCATGACTTTGAGCTTTTATTGAATTGTGTGAATGTGATAGATATAGCCCTTTCGGGAATCATTTCGGTGTCCCTCTTGTTGTAACTAAATTGGGACCTTCCAATGACCTTTGGCCAAGAAAATTAAACGTTAGACGATGGCGTTACATGTGAGGTGAATGAGTAATGGACCATGTTTACGGCTCGAGGTGCGGTAGATAtctatgtatataacgttaccacagttgtttTGACAAGTTACTAACGTGATTGAAGACGTTTTAGACAGGTTAATTTCGTTATAATTGTAAACAGCAGCTCATGCCGCCTTGAGTCGTGTCGCTAGAGTCGGCGgcttcagcactcggtttccagtgcggaatatttgtcagcactggatttccagagctgaaacgtcctcagcactggatttccagtgctgacaggaggacattcagtgctgaagctgcctcagcactggatttccagtgctgacggcggctcagcactggacttccagtgctgacgaccacttcagcactggtgttccagtgctgacagaggagaccgttacttttgtatatttgcggCAGAACGTTCAACGTTTGGATGCCTGCCTCTGTGTCTTATGATCCATGATAGGCATCAAAATTAAGTCAAAGTGGAAGACGGCTAACATCTTATTTGCCGAGTTGACGTTTGGGGATGTGTTGCATTTTAGGCAGCAGCGAGAGAAGTTTATTGTTGCCTCCAAAGTCCGGTTCAACACCAGCCGCTGGACTCAGGACATCAACCGCTGGGGACTGAGCCGCCATCACATCATGCATTCCATAGACGACAGTCTGCGCAGGCTCCGTACGGACTATCTGGACCTGTACCAGGTGGGTAGATTGTCCGTTTGTTAATCTGTTGTGCGTTTTACTCTATGAATATTCGCAGGGtgtaatgtttgttttataACCATTTggtccaatgtcagtatcaGGGTAATAATTGCCATCAACATCAGTGCAAATAGCAAAGCCATTTGCCACCAACAAACTGTTTCTTCTCACTTTGCCTCAACTTGTAACACCTTTTCTATTTTCATATCGTCCTTTGCACACAATGTTAACTCATAACGTAAGCAGATACATGCTTAATTTGCGCGTCATTTATGGCGTCTTCCTGGTGGTGCACGTGTCATTTGTAATCTCTCGTCATATATAACCAATCTGGTCCAAGGGGCCGGAAGAGAGCGCATCATATCGCAATGTGTAAAGCCCATCATGTTGTAGACACAATATTTTCAGACAATGATTTCAACAGGAGTCTATTTAAGACAGGTTAGCTATTGGGTATAGTTTCCCCCCTAACCGCACGTCACCATTCTAGATCCACCTCTGGGACGAGGCTGTCCCCATCGAAGAGACCCTGTCAGCTCTGAATGACCTGGTGCGCGCAGGGAAGGTGCGTTACCTGGGCGCCAGTAACGTCAAAGGCTGGCAGTTGCAGAAGATTGTTGATCTTAGCAAGTACATGGGACTCAACAAGTGGATATCTTTTCAGGTGCGAAATGTTTAGTTTCAAAACGTGCAATCTTTGAAAGATTAACAATAGGGAAGATATTTGCCACTCAATGGAAATTGAAAATCACATTAACGATTTGTACCTGTCAGGTCCGTAGTTAAAAATAATAGTCCGCCGATAATGCTACCGTGtggaatttgaaaaaaaaaatcacctatAAAGAGTAGAGTGATGTTGATCTTGAATTCTAGGCGGAGTACAGCCTGGTGTGCCGTGGAATAGAGTGGGAGCTGACTGATGTCTGCAGGCGGGAGGGTATCGGTATCATCCCGTGGAGTCCACTCAAAGGGTGCGTTGAATAATCGTCATCGTTTAAGTCAATTGCTGTGAACCATTTCCAAGTTGACGAGAGTCATATGAAACGTTCAGCAGGACATTCCACTCATCTTTTGGTGACAATGGCTGCTAATTTGGGGATGATGCCTGTTACTTTAGAGTTTTGTTTCATATTGCTTTATCCATGTAGCAAAAAGAAAGTATTGATCATGAATCATTCATCCTGTAAGTGACGTCACTGTTAACGTTTATCTATTGATCAGAGGTCTGCTGACTGGGAAGTTCAAAAGAGAAGCCGCTGCGCCCGAGGGAAGCAGAATCGCACACTCCACAAAGACTGGCCATACCTTCGAGGCGGCTCCGGATTTCGAGAAGGCCAAGAAAGATGACAAGACCTGGAACGTCCTTGATGTCATGAAGAAGGTTGCCGAAGCACACGGTAAGAGTAACATATGATATGTATCATCTTTCCATATTGTTATCCAACTCTATATGTATATCGGTACATCAGTTCCTACGGA comes from Branchiostoma floridae strain S238N-H82 chromosome 2, Bfl_VNyyK, whole genome shotgun sequence and encodes:
- the LOC118403932 gene encoding 1-deoxyxylulose-5-phosphate synthase YajO-like: MADKTEYRFLGGSGLKVSNICLGTMTFGEMGGWPGQCDEAASHAILDRYAELGGNFLDTADIYAMGKSEEYIGSWLEKQQREKFIVASKVRFNTSRWTQDINRWGLSRHHIMHSIDDSLRRLRTDYLDLYQIHLWDEAVPIEETLSALNDLVRAGKVRYLGASNVKGWQLQKIVDLSKYMGLNKWISFQAEYSLVCRGIEWELTDVCRREGIGIIPWSPLKGGLLTGKFKREAAAPEGSRIAHSTKTGHTFEAAPDFEKAKKDDKTWNVLDVMKKVAEAHGKTVAQVAIRWLLQKDVVSSVIIGAKTLQQLEDNMGASTGWEITEEQMAELDTVSQMDAFYPYNMINFANNDRVRKNMCQ